DNA from Pelagicoccus sp. SDUM812003:
CGGAATGACAAGCTTCGGACCCGACTGACTGCGGGGACACGGAAAAAAGGTCGGCTCTCAGCGCTCGAAGGCGCGGGCTATGCAAAACCAATTCCCAAACGACGATCAGCCGCTTTGGCTGTTCGAAAGACGAACGAAACTAACCCGCAAACAACCCGCATATGGACACCGATTTACACAAGCTATTCATCGACCAACTACAGGACATCTACGACGCTGAGCACCGCATCGCGGAAGCGATCCCCCAAAAGATCGACGCTGCCCAGTCCCCTGACTTGAAGCTCAGCCTCGAGGGGCATCTGCAGGAAACGAAGGACCACATCGCTCGTCTCGAGCGCGTCTTCGAGGAACTGGGCGAAACCCCGGAGCGCAGCACCTGCCAAGCGACCAAAGGCCTGCTGACTGAGGCCAACGAACTGCTCGAAACCTTCCGTGGCACCAAAGCGATCGACGCGGCCATCGTCTGCGCCGGACAGAAGGTGGAGCACTACGAAATCGCCACCTACGGCTGCCTTTTCACTTGGGCCAAGCAAATGGGCCACTCCCATATCGCAGCCATCCTGAAGGATTCGCTCAGCGAGGAGAAGGAGGCCGACAGCAAGCTGACCGCCGAGGCGAAAACCGAATCGAACCTCGTCGCGGAGGCCATCCGCTAAGATTCATCGCCCCATTCGGCGCCATCCCCGGGTGAAACCCGTAGGCGCTCGGAATCGCCCTCGACGCCCTTTCCTCAGAGAGGGCGTTTTTTCGCGTCCGCCTGGCGGCCGGATTTGGCGCGAGCTGTGCGACGAAAAACCTGAAGCATTCTCAAAAAAACACCAACCACAACCCCCGACCCCCTAACTACGATGCTACGAAGCACAAAAGACATTTTCGGCTACCCGATCGAAGCCCTCGATGGGTCGATCGGCAAAGTGAAGGACTGCTTGTTTGACGATCGCCATTGGCGCCTGCGCTACGTGGTGGTGGATACCGGAAAATGGCTGCCGGGACGCAAGGTTATCATCAGTCCGCTGCACGCCAAGCAACCCGGACTCGGCTGGCACGGACGCGATTTCCCTATCAGTCTCACCAAGAAAGAGATAGAGGAATCGCCCCGATTGGAGGAGGACGAGCCGGTCTCCGCTCAGTACGAGGAGGAGTACGCCAAGCACTTCACGCAGATCCATCCCTACTGGGCCGGTCCCTACGCTTGGGGCCTTGGTCCGACACCGACCTATCCCTCCGCGGACGCCATGGGCTCACAGATGCCGCCCGAAGTCGAAAAACAGCACCGGACCGAGCTCAAAAAGATCGAGCACAGTCACCTGCGCTCCGCCCACGAAATCATAAACTACACCATCGACGCTCGCGACGACTCCTTCGGGCATGTGGAGGATTTCATACTC
Protein-coding regions in this window:
- a CDS encoding PRC-barrel domain-containing protein; protein product: MLRSTKDIFGYPIEALDGSIGKVKDCLFDDRHWRLRYVVVDTGKWLPGRKVIISPLHAKQPGLGWHGRDFPISLTKKEIEESPRLEEDEPVSAQYEEEYAKHFTQIHPYWAGPYAWGLGPTPTYPSADAMGSQMPPEVEKQHRTELKKIEHSHLRSAHEIINYTIDARDDSFGHVEDFILDDEDWRLAYLVVATRNWLPGKKFLVDIDWIETFDWASKSAQISLSRSQIESAPQYDPKTPINRDYENEIYDYYGRPAPWSQTDAYIH
- a CDS encoding ferritin-like domain-containing protein — encoded protein: MDTDLHKLFIDQLQDIYDAEHRIAEAIPQKIDAAQSPDLKLSLEGHLQETKDHIARLERVFEELGETPERSTCQATKGLLTEANELLETFRGTKAIDAAIVCAGQKVEHYEIATYGCLFTWAKQMGHSHIAAILKDSLSEEKEADSKLTAEAKTESNLVAEAIR